A window of the Blattabacterium cuenoti genome harbors these coding sequences:
- the trpD gene encoding anthranilate phosphoribosyltransferase, whose amino-acid sequence MNNKILKNLFIEKTLTKQEAKNLFIELSKGKINQTQIVAIATIYNMRTPTLEEIVGFRQAMMELSIKINLTEFNAVDIVGTGGDEKNTFNISTLACFIVAGTGEKVIKHGSFSFSSITGSSNILKGLGYHFTNKEENLKNQLDKVGICYLHAPIFHPVLNRISGVRKELGVKTVFNTLGPLLNPGKPKNQLLGVNNLELARIYYYMYQNTKNNYAIIHSLDGYDEITLTSDVKCYTPKGERFYSIKELGIGKKQIKVNPNELKGGKNTEENIRIFISVLSGEGTLAQNEVVLTNATFALSLLNQDSLENNYDKAKYSLKSGKAKNILKKLLSL is encoded by the coding sequence ATGAACAATAAAATATTAAAAAATCTTTTTATAGAAAAGACATTGACAAAACAAGAAGCTAAGAATCTTTTTATAGAATTATCAAAAGGTAAAATCAATCAAACACAAATAGTCGCCATAGCTACTATATATAATATGAGAACCCCCACTTTAGAAGAAATAGTTGGCTTTAGACAAGCCATGATGGAACTATCTATAAAGATAAATCTTACAGAGTTTAATGCTGTAGATATTGTAGGAACAGGTGGAGACGAAAAAAATACTTTTAATATCTCTACTTTAGCATGTTTTATCGTAGCAGGAACAGGAGAAAAAGTGATCAAACATGGAAGTTTTAGTTTTTCTTCTATCACGGGGTCTTCAAATATATTAAAAGGATTAGGATATCATTTTACTAATAAAGAAGAAAATTTGAAAAATCAATTGGATAAAGTAGGAATTTGTTATTTACATGCTCCTATATTTCATCCTGTATTAAATAGAATATCTGGGGTAAGAAAGGAACTAGGAGTGAAAACGGTTTTTAATACACTTGGCCCATTATTAAATCCAGGAAAACCAAAAAATCAATTATTAGGAGTTAACAATTTAGAATTAGCAAGAATATATTATTATATGTATCAAAATACGAAAAATAATTATGCTATTATTCACAGTTTAGATGGGTATGATGAAATCACGCTTACTAGTGATGTAAAATGTTATACCCCAAAAGGGGAACGATTTTATTCTATTAAAGAATTAGGAATAGGAAAGAAACAAATTAAAGTAAATCCCAATGAATTGAAAGGAGGAAAAAATACAGAAGAAAATATTCGTATATTTATTAGTGTTTTATCTGGAGAAGGCACTTTAGCTCAAAATGAAGTTGTTTTAACAAATGCCACATTTGCATTAAGTTTGTTAAATCAAGATAGTCTTGAAAACAATTATGATAAAGCAAAATATTCATTAAAAAGTGGAAAAGCAAAGAATATTCTAAAAAAATTATTAAGCTTATGA